Below is a genomic region from Prosthecobacter vanneervenii.
TGAAAAAGCCATCGACGAAGTCATCCAGCATCCGCTGACCAAGGAAGACCCCATGCTTCAGATCATCGGCACCAAAGTCTATCTCGATGGAGGCATGCTCACCGGCAGCTCATGGATGCTTGAGCCCTGGGGCATCAGCGAAGCCTACGGAATTACCGATGCGCAATACCGCGGTGTGCAGAAAATCCCAGCCGACCGCCTCAAACAGCTCGTCGAAAAAGTCACCGACTCCGGTCTTCAGTTCACCGCGCACAGCGTCGGAGATGCCGCCGTGCAGCTCCTCATCGACACCTACGAGGCCGTCGATGCACAAAGGCCCGGCAGCGTTCGCGCCGCGCGCAGCAGTGTCACCCACTGCAATTTCATGCATCCCGACTCCATCGCCAAAGCCGCCAAACTCGGCGTCTGCATCGACCTGCAGCCCATCTGGCTGCACATGGACGGGCGCACGCTCACGGGCCACTTCGGCTCAGAGCGCATGTCCCGCTTCCAGCCACTCCGCGCCTGCTTCGATCAAAAAGTCATCGTCGGCGGCGGCAGCGACCACATGCAGAAGATCGGTTCCTTCCGCAGCATCAATCCCTACAATCCTTGGCTCGGCATGTGGACCTCCATCACCCGCAAGGCTCGCAAGCTCGACCAGCCCGTCCACGCCGAAAATGCCCTCACCCGTGAGGAAGCCATCCGTCTCTACACTTCCAACAACGCCTTCCTCCTGAAGTCCGAAAAAAACACCGGCAGCCTTGAGCCCGGCAAACTCGCCGACATCATCCTCCTCGACCGCGATCCTCTGACCTGCCCCATCGACGACCTCGTGCAAACCCAAGTCCTCAAGACCTGGCTCGGTGGCAAACTCGTCTTCGAGAAAAAGTGATGTGGGCACTCTTGCCCGCACGATGAAGGGCACCTCAAGCCAGCGTCCCATCCTTTACGTCACCACCTCGATCCGGCTCGTCCCTCCCACGCCCCTCACCACCCGCACCTGTGTCGTCAGCCGCTCCTTCAGCAGCTCCACATGCGAGATTAGCCCGATCGTCTTCCCACGCGATCTCAGATTCTCCAGTGCGCTCAGCGCCACCTCCAAGGTCTCCGAATCCAGCGTGCCAAAGCCTTCGTCAATAAACAGCGAATCAATCGGGTGATGCCGGCTTGCCAGTTCGCTCAGGCCCAGCGCCAGCGCCAGGCTGGCCAGAAAGCTCTCACCTCCAGACAGGCTCTCCATCGGCCGGTCCACATTGGCCTGATACAGGTCAACGATGCGCAGATCCAGTTCATCACCCTCTGCCGCCATCAGCCGGTAGCGCTCAGCCAGCACCTTCAAATGCTCGTTCGCCAAACCGATGAGCTGTTTCAGCGTCAGCGACTGCGCGAATCTCGAAAACTTCGCCCCATCTGCCGACCCGATCAGCTCCTTCAGCCTGCCCCAGCGCAGCGCCTCGGCCTCCGCCGCCTGCAGCTCAGCACCGCCTGACTCCCGCCGCTTCCGAGCCTCATCATCACTGCGCACCTGCTGTTCCAGCGAGCCCAGTTCCGTGCGCTTGGTTGCAAACTCATCATTCAGTCGTTTTGCGTTCGCTTCCAGTTCCTCCAGGGCATTCGTATCCACCACGCTCTGGCCGGCGAACGGTTCCCGTCTCGCTTCCAGCTGCTCCAGCTTGGCTGCTGACGCTGCGATCTGAGTTTGCAGGGCGTTCTGTTTCGCCTCTGCATCTCGCCATCCTTTTTCCATCGCGGCCACACGTGCTTCATGCATATGCCGGTCATCGCTCAGCGTTTTGCCGCCCAGCAGTTCACCCAGCTTTGCCTTCAGGGCATCCGCTTTGGCCCGCAGCGTTACTCCCTCGTTCTTCAGTTCCTCCAGCCGCTTCGCCTTCGCTGCCTCCTCTTGTCTGGCCAGCTGGACGTCTCCTTCGATTTTCTGCCGCTCGCCACGCTTCTGCAGCGACTCGTCACGCCTCCTGGCAAACACCGCCGCACGTTGTTCCAGCGCACCAAGTTCGCGCTCCGCTTCCTGCGGTGTGGCCAGTTCGTGCAGATGCTTGAGCGCATGGCTGTTTTGAACCACATCGCGTTTCAGCTTTTCGTCAGCGCTCCATTGCTCCAACACTTCTTCCGCTGGCGCTTCGAGTTCACTCACGCGTTTCTTGATTTCCTCGATTCGCTTCCGCTCCGCAGACGTCTCCGCTCCATTCTTCGCGAGCTCACGCTCCAGCGCGATCAGCCCGCGATTGGCATTCTCACGCTGTTGATCCATCCCATTTAGAAGCTTTCGGGCCGCTTGGAGCTGCGACTCAAAATTTGTTGCCGCATTGGCAAACGGATGCTCCAGCGCTCCGCATAGCGGGCAGGCCTCTCCGGGTTTTAAATCCTGCCGGTGCTCATCAAATCCCGCCACTTGCTCGGCATGCCGCACCAGCTCCCGCTGTGCTTCCAGCGCCTTAGTCAGTCGTTCCAGCTCTGTTCGTGCCTTCTCCGCCTTGGCCGCTCCTTCCGTGCCTTGCTGCACTAGCGCTGCCATGGCTGCTTCCGCCTTGGACAGGTTTTGGTGCATTGTGGTGGCCTCCGCATGGCGCTTGCGTCCATCGGCCAGTTTCTCAAACACAGCGCGCCACTCTCTCACTGCGCCGCGCAGCTTCGGCAGGGCCTCGCCCAGTTCCGCATCACCTGCGTTTTGCTTGAGCCACGCCTCCAGCGTCTTGCTGGTTTCGTCGTGCGCATGCAGGGCTTTTTCTGCGGCTTCGCGCTTGGCGGCCGTCTCCTTCTGGTCCTTGGCCCACACCTGATACATTGCCCGGCTGTCGGTCAGCTGCTTTTCGAGCTGATCGCTCTGCGCCGCCATTCCAGCCGCTTGTTCCCAGAGTGGCTCACGCTTCGTGCGCTGCAGCCGTGCTTCTTCAGCAGCAGCTTTGCTTCTGGCGGTGTCGGCGTGCAGTTTCACCTGGGATTTCTGCAACGTCTGGAGCGCCGCAGTGTGCTTCGCGATCTCAGCCACGATGCCTGCATGCTCTCGTTGCTCCCGCAGTTGCTGCGCGGTGGCCTGGCTCTCGCCTTGCAGGCGCGCGGAAGTCGTTCTTGCTTGATCGAGGCTGGTCTCCAGATTCGCCCGCGCCACATCGTCCAGCACCATCACAGCGCCCAGCCGCTCCTTCAGCGTGCGCGCAGCCTCGTCCTTCGCCTTGTGCGTCTCGTAGGCCAGCACGGAAAGATCACTGTAAATCTCCGTTCCCGTGATCTTCTCCAGCAGCTCCGCTCGCTCATTGGGCTTCGCCTTCAAAAACGCCGCAAACTGTCCCTGCGCCAGCAGCACGGAGCGTAAAAATCGCTGAGCATCCAGCCCCGTCTTCTCTTCAATGATGCGGTCCATCTCCCCCGCCTTCTCCGCAAGAATGGCTCCGGTGGCAGCATTCGCCAGTCTCCTCTCCACCGGCTGCAGCTTCCCATCCGCCTTGCCACGCGCACGACGCAGCCGCCAGATCGCCCGCAGCGTTTCACCACCCGTTTCAAAATCCACCTCCGCCAGACATTCCGCCGTGTGCCGGCTCATCATCTCATCCGCCTTGTCATTGCCATAGCGTGCTGCGCGTCCGTAGAGCGCCAGCGTCATCGCATCCAGCAGCGTTGATTTACCCGCGCCTGTCGGCCCGGTGATCAAAAAGACGCCCGCCGCGCTCAGCGGCACCGCATCAAACCTCACCTCATGCATGCCGCTGAGGGAGTTCAGGTTCTGGAGTCTGACGGCAAGGAGTCGCATGGAATTAAGCGGTGAGTTTTTGTTCCCGGATCGCCAGCAGCTCATCAAACACCGCACACAGCTCCTCACCGGCGATCTGCTTTTCCTTGATCAGTTCACGGAAGACCTCACGTGGCTGGAGTTCATTCAGAGCCGGGCCGGTATGCTGCCAGCTCTGCATCTGACTTGGCGGCAGATCCGCCAGCACTTTCAGCACCTCAAAGCGTCCGCCTGCAGCCTCTCGCACCTGCCGGTCCAGATCTGCCTCAGGCGCATCCAGCTTCACCGTCACCTCCGCCCAGCTGGCCTCTGGTACACTCGCCAAGTCCTCCGTGAGACTGGCCCTGCTGACATTCACTCGGGTGAGCAGACGCGATGTCGGAATGGGTGCGATCCGGATGTCCATGCCCTCCCCTTGCGTGTCTAGGATCACGACAGATTTCTTGTCTCCGGCCTCGGAAAAGCTCAGCGCTATCGGCGAGCCGCTGTACCTCACCGTTTCCATGCCCGCGACCTTCTGCGGCCGGTGCAGATGCCCCAGGGCTGTGTAATCAAACCCGGCAAACACATCCGCTCCTACCGCACCCAGATTGCCAATGTGGATGTCTCGCTCGCTGTCACACGTAGTCGCGCCCAGCACTGTCAGGTGGCCCATCGCAATCACAGGCCTCTTGCCCGCCGCTGCGCGGCACGTATTCAGCTGTGAAGCATAATGTCCCTGGATCGCAGCACGCACCTGCGCCTGCACTTCGGTCATGGCTTCACCGCTGGTGGCCTGTCTCAGATCACGCTCACGCAGAAACGGCACCGCCGCCACCACGGCACCTCCCAGGTCCACCACATTCTCACCCGCCTGCCCAAACACATGCACCTCAAAGCGCTTCAGCAGCTCACGTGGTGCGTTCAGATGGGAGGCGGAGTCGTGATTTCCTCCGGTGATCACTGCCTTCACAGTCTTCAGATCCGCCAGCCGCTTGAGAAAGTCAAAATACAGCCCCACCGCATCCTGCGGTGGGTTCGCAGAGTCAAAGACATCCCCGCTCAGCAGCAGCGCATCAATCTTCTCCTCATGCAGCGTCTCGATCAGCCAGTCGCAAAACACGGCATGGTCGGCCAGGCGGTCACGCTCTATGAGTCGTGCGCCCAGATGCCAGTCTGCGGTGTGGAGGATGCGCATGCGTTTGCATAAGCATGCGCACGCGACCCTGCAAGCACAGCCATCAAATTGACACGGGTCAGTTTCTGTTCAGCAGCCGTTTCACTTCATCCTCGGAATAGGCGCTCTTTTTCCCGCCTCTGTCATTGTAGTTTTCAATGATTTTTGGCGCCCTGCCGATGCTCTGTGAACGTGTCAGCGCTGAACTGGTTCCGAAGCGGCTGTCAGCTCCGCTGAAGACAGAGTTTGCCTCCTTGGCCTGCTGGCTGCCAAAGCGGGATGCATCCGCTTTGAAAGTGCTTTTCATGGCCGGGGACTGCTTGTCCCCCAGTTTATAGGTCATGTTCATGCCAGGGGCTTTGGATTTGCCAAAAATGCTCTGGCTGGTCTTGAACTCCTTCTGCCCTGCATAGGAGCTGGCTCCGCTGAAGGTTTTCGAATTGTGCGCCTGCTTTTGAAAGTACGATCCTGCGCTGCTTCTTCCCATTTTGGGATCATTCATGTACTTTTCATACCGGCTGCGCTTGCTCATGTCTGGGCCGGAGGTGGCACGTTTGGCCAGGGGGAGATCGGCACTATCCACCTTCTTTTTTTCATTGCTGGAGCATTGGCATAGCATGAGGCCGACGCACAGGCATGATAAGAATCTAAAGCGGGTGTTCATGAATGCGGGCTGGGGATTTTTTGGCGTTGTCTTGATAGAAACAAAATTTCGTGAACCACTCCTCCTGGCAGGCGGAACTTGGGAAGCTCGGATTCGACTTCTGTTAGTTTGCCCCAGGCATCATAAAGTTCAAAGATGAGCCTGGCCGCCTCGGCTGGCATCGCCCATGTCATCCGCATCAGGAAAGACTCTGATGCTTCAAATTCACGCTGCCGGATGAGAAACCGGGCCTGTTCTGCAAACAGCTCCGGCTGCAGTGCCGAGGTCTCCTCCAGATGCTGCAGGGCAGCGTTCAGCAGCTCCCGCGCCAGGCTGGCATGCCCCGTTTCTTCAAAGGCACGCACCCATTCAATGGTTTGTGCGCCGCCGGGGCTGGTGAGACGGAGCGTCTCGCTGAATAATTCCTGCACCGTGGCTTCATCTCCAAGTGCATGCGCCACGCGCACAGCCAGGGGCAGCTTGCGACCCTGTTCGCGCAGCGTGGGAATCGAGGAGACAATTTCGCAGGCATCTCTGGCCCAGGCTGCACGGCCGGCCTCCAGCATGACCTTGGCGGCTTGTTCGATGCATGTCCTGTCTTTTTCCTCCACTTTCTGCCAGGCGCTCATGAAGTCCAGGTGGGCCTCCTCCGGCACAGTGGCCGCAAAGGCGCTCAGCGCCAGAGCCGCCAGCGGACGGTCCGCCCCGGCTCGTGCTTCGGTGCGCAGAAGCGTGGCCCAGTTCGTGGCCTGCCTGCCCGCCGCCAGCTTCCTGAGCCACGCATGCATGTTTTTGAGAGTGTCCTCGTCACGAGTCGAGGTGCGAAACAATGCTGCGATCTGCGCACGCCCATGCTCGGGTGTCCAGTCGGTTCCGTCGGCCAGTACCTTGAGCTGCTCCAGTCTCAGGACAAAACGTTCATGGTCGCCTTTGATGGTGCGGTCCGCCTGGGTCAGCAGGTTCAGTGCCTCAGTGGTCCGGTTATGGGTGCGCAGGCCCGTCGCCAGCGCCACGACGCAGGGCAGGGACTTGCGCTCCACGCATAGGGTCATGAGATCACGCACGTCATCCCAGGCCTCCGTTTCGCTCGCTATCTCGCAGCGCAGCTGCAGCACCTCCTGCGCCACAGAAGCCAGCGGATCTGTCATGGGCACCTCACTCAAAACTTTGAGCGCAGCTTGCGGATGCCCAAGCCGTTTTTGAATCTGGGCACGATGCAGGGCGGCTTCGATGTCGATATCGGTGCCCGCCTGATCATTCGCCACATAGGCGGCATGCAGCCTGTCCCAGGCAGATAGGGCGGCCTTGTCGTCCTGCATGCGTTCTAGCAGCAGTCCCAGCTCCCGCAGATAGGAGGCCTCATGCGGCCGTCGCCTCTCCAGCACCTGGGAGAACTGTTCGCGGAATCCCTGACGGCGCAGCTCGTCCAGGTTGAAGCTTCGGGCAAGAAAAAGGGCATGCTTTTCACGCAGCGTATCATCTCCTGGTTGTGGCGGTTTGAGAGGAGGTTCGGCCAGCAGCAGCTTGAGGGAAAAGCTCAGCCCTGGCTCGACTTCCATTGAGGTCTCACAAACGCGCAGCAGCCACAGCGCGTAGTCCGGATTAGACGGCGCCCGGTCCGGCAGCATGGCATAGAGATCGATGGCCTCGCGCATCATGCCGGCGCTTTCCAGGCGGCTTCCCAGGTTCCCGAGTGTGTCCACCGAATGCTCGGTCCGCAGATCCACTGCTGCGATGTGTTCCCTGATGAGACGTCTCCGTGTGGGATAATCCTCACCACGTAGCTTGCCCAGCAGTTCATTAATCCGCCATTCACCAAATTCGGAATCCGAACGCGGTCCCAGCATGGACGCCTCGTAGTGTTTTGAAATCGTGCTGTTGGCGCCCCGGGCCACAGTGCCCAGGCCCTGCTGTGTCAGCAGCGCCTGGATCTCCTTGGTCTCCTCCCACAGGCTGCGCAGATGGGGCGGCTCCTCGTAGCGCGATGAACTCTGCGGCAGCATGCTGCCTTTGCTGTCAGAAAGTTCGCGCTGGGCCAGGAAGGGGCCGGACAGATATCTTCCCAAAATATCAGCCCCAGTTTGCCCAGCACCTGCCAGACCCGCGATGGCGGACTGGCGCAAAGTGGTCATCGCAGACGGCTGGGTGCGTTGCAGCTTGCGCCATGCTCCGCGCAGGGATTCCTCCCTCTGCTGAGCAGAGCTGGTGATCCGGCTTAGAGAGGTGAGGCTGAGAAGGAAGGGATCGTATGTCGAGCGGTAGTTCTCAGCCGTCACTGGGCCGCGCACTGCGATCTCCAGGTAATGCTGCGCCAGGTCCCAGCGTTCGGCGCTTTCAGCGATACGGGCTAAAAAGAGCGAGTATTCAGTCTCCATTTCAGGCGTGTTGACCGGCAGACAGGAACCCAGGGCCAGCGCCTCGTCGTAGCGTTGTTTGTCCTGCAGTTTTCTTGTCAGCTCTACCAGGGAGGAATTGCGCAGCAGCCGGCTGAGCCCCAGCTTAGACAGGCTGCCTTTCTCAAAGCGGTATTCGTTCAGATCCATGAGCATCGACACGCAGGCCTGCAGCAGCGTGGCGCGCTCGCGCATCACCTCGGCCGGCCATCCTTTCTCGCCAGCCCAGACCAGGGCGTCGTCCATGCCATGGCTTCGCAATATCAGCCACAACAGGGCGAATTTTTCCTCAAAACTTTCAGGCTCAGGAAGCACCTCCTTGAGCACAGCACGGAATTCCCTGCCTGCGCCTGCATAAAAGAGCGCCCACAGTTTTTCCACCACGTTCGCCTGCGTCTCGGCAGTCCATCGTTCGATCCATTGATGCAAGGCATCACCGCCTTTGTTTCTGCGCAGCCGTGCTATTTCTTCAATGGCTCGCAGGCGCACCAGCGCAGCATCTTCAGGCAGTTCGGCAAATTCCGCTCGCGGTTGTCCCAGATAAGCGCGGAGGGCGTCCATTTCTTTGCGCTCCAGGCCGGGGGCAAAATCCAGAAGCGAGACAAGATCGCCTGTCATCACCCCTGTGCCCGTGCGTCGGTTGTCCGTCAGCGGCAGCGGAGCGCGTGCACCGCTGATCGCATAGCCGCGCGCTTTTGCAGGCTGGGCCAGCACCGCCTGCAGCTGCTTTTCCGCCTCGGCTTCATCCGCAAATCGCAGGCATTTCAGAGCCAGGCGCAGCCTGGCACGGCTGTCCCATCCGCGCACCTGGGTCATCTGCTCATAGACACGGCGTTCAGCTTCATCCTGGCCGGAGCTTTGGTAATACTTGGCCAGCTCCTCCAGCGCTGTGACATCCTGTGAAAAACGGCTCTCCAGCCGCCGCCGCACACGGTCTGCCTCCGTGATCTGAAAGGTCTGCTCCAGCAGTTCCACCAGCCGGCGCGACTCCGCAGCGACTTCCTTTGGAGGTGCCACGGCGGCGATCTGTTTCTGGAAGTAGATCGCCGATTTCAGATCCGCCACCTTCAGTGCCGCATCACGCAGCTGGTCCAGTGAGAATGGCGTGTCTGGCGCGGTGTAATACGCCTGCTTCATGCTCGCAAACGCCTTTACATGATCTCCGCCTCGCTCATACACCTGCGCCAGCGCCTCGTGGTAAAATCCGTCAAACGGATGCCGCTGCACCCGTTCCAGCAGAGCTCGCTCCAGCATTTTGAGCCTGTCGCGCGCCACTGTGGGAGCCAGTTCACCACCACTGGAGTCCGAGAATGTCAGCCGGTCAATGCAGCGGCGCAGAACCTCACGCCGGCGCTTCACATCGGTCTCGCGTTCCAGGATCTGCGCCTGCACTTCCACGTGATCGGAGATCCGGTGCTGCCGCAGCAGAATGTCCGCATAGTTTTCCAGCAGCGGAATGGCGGATGGACCCTCCGCACGTTTCACCGCCTGCTTCCACAAGGCCAGTGCATCGTCTGCACGGCGCTGCAGGAAGTAAATTTGGGTCAGCGCAGAAAGCAGCTGGCCGGAGTCTGGATATTCGCGGTACACGCTTTCCAGCAGTTTGGCTGCCGTGACTCCCGGCGGGTGGATGGGATTGGTGCTCTTCCATCCAGGGCTGCTGGTCTCGGAGTCCGCTCGGCGCTCAGATTCCATCAGCTGCTCTGCCAGACGCAGCGTGTATCTCACCTTTCCTGCTGGATCCAGTTCCGACAGCCGGCGCAGCTGTCTCTCCAGCAGGGCAAAGTTTTCATCATCCTGCGCCAGGTCCAGCTTCAACTGCTCCACCGCCAGTGAAACCCTCTGAGGCTTTTCGGTCTGCGGATCAAACTCCAGGGCGGTCAGCAGTTCATAGGCAGCGTCAAACTGCCTCGTGCGCGTCGCCCACCAGAAGCCACGAAACCGCAAGGCCTGCGACTTCTCGGATTTAGACTCGGTCTTTTTGGCTGACGAAATGCCCGTGCGCGCAAACTCCATCACCCTCTCCGGAAGCTTTTCATGCTTGGGGCCCTCATTTTCATCGCTCGCGAAATTCATCCCCGTGAAGGCATCCGGAAGCTTGAATTCACCACTGGCCGCCGGTTTGGCCGCCGCTTTGGTGTCTCCCATGAGCACGGAAAGCATCCGCTCATCCACGTCCACGCGCTCATCGTCAGTGAGGCTCGCATGCCAGGCTTTTTCGATCCAGTCGGCGGCTTCGTCATTCTCCCCCTGCTCGGCCAGCAGTTCAGCCAGATGCAGCCAGGCATCACGTCCTGCGCCCGGCTTGGAGACGGCCTCTCGTGCCAGCATGATGGCACTGTCAATGTTGTTGCTTGCGGCGAGAAAGCTTGAGGCATCTCCCAGGCGCTTCTGCCGTTCCTCCTGGGTGGTTGCACTTTCGGTGAAACTGCGCAGCAGTTTGTCCTCTGCGGCAAGATCCCTCCGCGCCCTGAAAAAAGCGGCAAGCTCAAAGACAGCCTCTGCTTTTTGTGGATCACGCTCCACTCGTGAGCGCAGGATTTTTTCGATCACCGCATCCAGTGCTCTTGCCTGGGCAAAGCTCAGCACCTGCTTTTCGACATCCGGAGAATTTTGTGCTTCGAGGAGCTTCAAGAGACGCGCTCTGGCATTTTCGGTCGATCCGCCACGCAGATCCGCCTCGCAGCGCAAAAGCACCAGCGCGGTCAGGTCGCTTCCATCGTTTTTCAGCCGTTCGTCCAGCAGCTTGGCGGCCTCTGCCGCACCTTCATGATCCAGCAGCGTGCGCACCAGTTCCCAGCGGTAGTCTTCCAGTTGTGGCACTGCCTGCACCAGAGCCCTCAGCCAGCGTAGCTGCTCATCCGGCTCCACGGTCAGCTCAAAGAAACGTGTGGCATCCAGCAGCGCCTGTTCTGAAGGTGGGGTGTTTCGGGCCGCTTCCACCAATGTTTTGCGGAGGTCGTCCAGCAATCCGAATCGTTCGTGCAGACGCACTCTTCTGCGGAAAAAATCAAGATAACGTCCGTCTCGAAAATGCAGCAGCGCCAGCCCGTCGGTGAGCGCCTTGTCCGCCTTGGCGAACTGATCCGCATGCTCATAGATGCGCGCCAGATCATAGAGCGCGTCGAGTTTGCGCTGTGGGTCCTTCTGGTCTGCCAGCTTCGAGAAGAAACTGGCGGCACGATCAGGAAAGCCTGCTTGCAGAAGCAGTTGTGCCACTTGCCTTGCCAGGTCAATATCCTGCGGATTAAGCTTGGCCGCGCGCTCAAAGGCATCTGCTGCATCGGCGTTTTTACCACCAGCCATGGCCATGCCGCCGAGCTCGATCCACATCGGTGGGCCCTGCGGATCATCCTGCGGCATGAGCTCGGCCGCCTTTTTAAGCAAGGTGAATGCCGTGGCTGAATCCGCCATCTCGCGTGCCACTTCGGCGCGGGATTTCAGCACGATCAGATTTTTCGGATCGGTTTTGAGCAGTTCGTCGTAAAGTTGTGCGGCTTTTTTCAGATCGCCGCTGCGGCGGATAAGATGAGCCTCGACGATTTTGACCGCCGCAAACTTCGATTTTTGCGCCTGTTGCGAGACGTTTTCCACGAGGAGCTTGGTCGCGTCATGCTTTTCATAAAGAGTCCACAGCAGGTCTAGCACGCGTCCGTATTCAGGCTGCTGCACCAGCAGCGAGAGATATTCGTTGGCCAGCTTGGTCTCACGCGCAGCCCAGGGCTTCAGAGCATTCTGTGCATCTGCATTCAACGCCAATGCCGTCAGAGCCCCAATGAGGCACCTCAGCCTATGCAACTGACCTGATAACTTCACAGCCTGATCATAGACGGAATTGCCGCCAGAGCCAAGAACCGTTGCGGGGGGGCTTACTTGAGAAGTTGGGCGAGATCGGGGGCCACTTTGCGGAGTTCTTCGGCGATGATGCCGGCGATCACCTCGGCGCCGTGGGCGTTGAGGTGGGTGTGATCTGTGGTTTTTAAATCCTTTCCAGGCGGGTTAAATGTGTCGGATTCAGCAATTCCGAGCCGGTTGTGGAGCTCGACGCTGCGCGTGAAGAGGTCCACGAGCGGGACTTTTTGCTCGGCCGCCACCTCGGTGGCGGCGTCGGCCCAGGGCTTGAGTTCGCCGCGGATTTTTCCGTTATCAAAAGTGCGGCGGGCCAGGGAGGTGACGAGGATGGGTTTGGCGCCGATGGCGCGGGCTTCCTGGATGAAGCGGGTGAGGTTTTCCGGGTAGGTGGTGGCGGGGTCGGTTTCGCGTTTGGGGCCTTTGCCGGGCAT
It encodes:
- a CDS encoding exonuclease SbcCD subunit D C-terminal domain-containing protein, with amino-acid sequence MRILHTADWHLGARLIERDRLADHAVFCDWLIETLHEEKIDALLLSGDVFDSANPPQDAVGLYFDFLKRLADLKTVKAVITGGNHDSASHLNAPRELLKRFEVHVFGQAGENVVDLGGAVVAAVPFLRERDLRQATSGEAMTEVQAQVRAAIQGHYASQLNTCRAAAGKRPVIAMGHLTVLGATTCDSERDIHIGNLGAVGADVFAGFDYTALGHLHRPQKVAGMETVRYSGSPIALSFSEAGDKKSVVILDTQGEGMDIRIAPIPTSRLLTRVNVSRASLTEDLASVPEASWAEVTVKLDAPEADLDRQVREAAGGRFEVLKVLADLPPSQMQSWQHTGPALNELQPREVFRELIKEKQIAGEELCAVFDELLAIREQKLTA
- a CDS encoding AAA family ATPase; translation: MRLLAVRLQNLNSLSGMHEVRFDAVPLSAAGVFLITGPTGAGKSTLLDAMTLALYGRAARYGNDKADEMMSRHTAECLAEVDFETGGETLRAIWRLRRARGKADGKLQPVERRLANAATGAILAEKAGEMDRIIEEKTGLDAQRFLRSVLLAQGQFAAFLKAKPNERAELLEKITGTEIYSDLSVLAYETHKAKDEAARTLKERLGAVMVLDDVARANLETSLDQARTTSARLQGESQATAQQLREQREHAGIVAEIAKHTAALQTLQKSQVKLHADTARSKAAAEEARLQRTKREPLWEQAAGMAAQSDQLEKQLTDSRAMYQVWAKDQKETAAKREAAEKALHAHDETSKTLEAWLKQNAGDAELGEALPKLRGAVREWRAVFEKLADGRKRHAEATTMHQNLSKAEAAMAALVQQGTEGAAKAEKARTELERLTKALEAQRELVRHAEQVAGFDEHRQDLKPGEACPLCGALEHPFANAATNFESQLQAARKLLNGMDQQRENANRGLIALERELAKNGAETSAERKRIEEIKKRVSELEAPAEEVLEQWSADEKLKRDVVQNSHALKHLHELATPQEAERELGALEQRAAVFARRRDESLQKRGERQKIEGDVQLARQEEAAKAKRLEELKNEGVTLRAKADALKAKLGELLGGKTLSDDRHMHEARVAAMEKGWRDAEAKQNALQTQIAASAAKLEQLEARREPFAGQSVVDTNALEELEANAKRLNDEFATKRTELGSLEQQVRSDDEARKRRESGGAELQAAEAEALRWGRLKELIGSADGAKFSRFAQSLTLKQLIGLANEHLKVLAERYRLMAAEGDELDLRIVDLYQANVDRPMESLSGGESFLASLALALGLSELASRHHPIDSLFIDEGFGTLDSETLEVALSALENLRSRGKTIGLISHVELLKERLTTQVRVVRGVGGTSRIEVVT
- a CDS encoding amidohydrolase, whose product is MKLALLFTALASVSLPAAPALILHHGKVVTVDKNFSIAEAVAINADGRIEAVGSNDDVLKLKGQGSQLIDLGGKTLLPGLMDSHVHPGAAMIEFDHEIPTMETIAEVLAYLSERVKVSKPGDLISVRQIFITRLEEKRYPTREELDRIAPNNPVVFSTGPDSMLNSLALKLGGYSRDYKVPAGSAGKMEVDVLGEPTGLLRSLSHNVKAPTSTKSPTAEDTYRRTVELFHDYNSVGLTTVADRDSSLKQCELYQKMLAKGDLTVRMRPSPGIPSMSLWPACEKAIDEVIQHPLTKEDPMLQIIGTKVYLDGGMLTGSSWMLEPWGISEAYGITDAQYRGVQKIPADRLKQLVEKVTDSGLQFTAHSVGDAAVQLLIDTYEAVDAQRPGSVRAARSSVTHCNFMHPDSIAKAAKLGVCIDLQPIWLHMDGRTLTGHFGSERMSRFQPLRACFDQKVIVGGGSDHMQKIGSFRSINPYNPWLGMWTSITRKARKLDQPVHAENALTREEAIRLYTSNNAFLLKSEKNTGSLEPGKLADIILLDRDPLTCPIDDLVQTQVLKTWLGGKLVFEKK